A stretch of DNA from Bacillota bacterium:
GCCCAAAACTATTTCACCAATATTGCTCATTCCTCTGGTCCCCATCACTATCAAATCAATGTTATTTCTGCGAGCATAATCACAGATTTTTTGGGCAGGGTTACCGGTATCGCTATCACACTCAACTTTAATGCCCTCTTCTTTAAAGATCGATGCTGTCTCATCTAATATCCTGTTGCGCTCTTCGGCAAACATATCTTCAATGTGCTTACCCTGATCACCTTTGTCGCCGGCTACCCAATAAAGGTGCCGTTCAACAAACCTATTGGGGATGCTATCTATACTAATAACTCTCACATCCGCATTAGCATTTGCTTTAGCTAATTCGGGCTGCCTTCTTTGCCGCCCTCAGCGATTGTTCGGAACCGTCAGTTGGAACTAGAATGCGGTCGGTAATCAACAAAATTCCCCC
This window harbors:
- a CDS encoding universal stress protein: MRVISIDSIPNRFVERHLYWVAGDKGDQGKHIEDMFAEERNRILDETASIFKEEGIKVECDSDTGNPAQKICDYARRNNIDLIVMGTRGMSNIGEIVLGSVSNKVLHLSPCPVLLVK